Proteins from one Candida orthopsilosis Co 90-125, chromosome 2 draft sequence genomic window:
- a CDS encoding Lumazine synthase (6,7-dimethyl-8-ribityllumazine synthase, DMRL synthase) has translation MAVKGLGELDRQYDGSKLRIGILHARWNKKIIDSLVQGAVNRLKELGVKEDNIVIETVPGSFELPYGSKLFFEQQKKKGTPLDAIIPIGVLIKGSTMHFEYICDSTTNQLMKLNFELGIPVIFGVLTCLTEEQAEARAGLIPGKMHNHGEDWGAAAVEMATKFN, from the exons atggCTGTTAAAGGATTAGGAGAATTGGATAGACAATACGATG GTTCAAAGTTAAGAATTGGAATCCTCCACGCCAGATGGAACAAAAAGAtaattgattcattagTCCAAGGTGCAGTCAACAGATTAAAAGAATTGGGAGTCAAAGAAGATAACATTGTAATTGAAACCGTACCTGGATCATTTGAATTACCATATGGTTCAAAACTTTTctttgaacaacaaaagaaaaagggCACTCCATTGGATGCAATTATCCcaattggtgttttgatTAAAGGATCAACTATGCATTTCGAATATATTTGTGATTCAACTactaatcaattgatgaagttgaattttgaattgggaATTCCTGTCATTTTTGGTGTCTTGACTTGTTTGACTGAAGAACAAGCGGAAGCTAGAGCAGGATTGATTCCTGGTAAGATGCACAATCACGGGGAGGATTGGGGcgctgctgctgttgaaATGGCAACTAAATTTAACTAA
- a CDS encoding Tmt1 protein (S. cerevisiae homolog TMT1 has trans-aconitate 3-methyltransferase activity and localizes to cytosol), with product MATYSEASFNSQHYDDSRPNYPERFYCELINYHKQKGDTQLAVDIGCGSGFVAFKLLEYFKHVIGTDPSSTMISQCQGNIPKLPENKTIEFIIGSGELQPSTIVPGSVDLITGAECCHWVDHAKFFSESARVLKPNGTLAYWFYKDPVFVGYPKANAIYENYTYNSSKEMNPDDEFERYMGPYYQQPGHDYLRSLLKEKSPPTDLFYDIVRHEYISERDGAPTENENAYVTKTPLFIRKVIDMTWFLNYVRSWSAYHTWMKEHGGKYDIAEVFVDELKQQMDWKDDTKIEVIWDTVYTFARKK from the coding sequence ATGGCCACCTATTCCGAAGCAAGTTTCAATTCGCAGCACTATGACGACTCGAGACCCAATTACCCTGAACGATTCTACTGCGAGTTGATTAATTatcataaacaaaaaggTGATACACAGCTTGCAGTCGATATTGGTTGCGGTTCAGGTTTTGTAGCCTTTAAGCTACTTGAATACTTCAAACATGTAATAGGGACTGATCCGTCCTCTACTATGATTTCCCAATGCCAAGGCAACATCCCAAAACTCCCCGAAAACAagacaattgaatttattaTTGGATCAGGGGAGTTGCAACCATCAACGATCGTGCCAGGTTCAGTTGATCTAATTACTGGTGCCGAATGTTGCCACTGGGTCGACCAtgccaaatttttttcagaATCCGCAAGGGTTTTGAAACCTAATGGTACTTTAGCATATTGGTTTTATAAAGACCCTGTTTTTGTAGGATATCCAAAAGCAAATGCAATTTATGAAAATTACACCTATAATTCCTCAAAGGAGATGAACCCGGATGATGAATTCGAAAGATATATGGGTCCGtattatcaacaaccagGTCATGATTATTTACGTTCATTATTGAAGGAAAAATCTCCCCCAACCGATTTGTTTTATGACATTGTGAGACATGAGTACATATCGGAACGTGATGGTGCTCCTACTGAGAATGAAAATGCTTATGTCACGAAAACACCGTTATTTATTCGTAAGGTGATTGACATGACATGGTTTTTGAATTACGTTAGAAGCTGGAGTGCCTATCACACATGGATGAAAGAACACGGTGGCAAGTATGATATTGCGGAGgtatttgttgatgagttgaaacAGCAAATGGACTGGAAAGATGACACAAAGATTGAGGTCATTTGGGATACAGTATATACATTTGCCAGAAAAAAGTGA